A genome region from Triticum aestivum cultivar Chinese Spring chromosome 2B, IWGSC CS RefSeq v2.1, whole genome shotgun sequence includes the following:
- the LOC123039832 gene encoding bisdemethoxycurcumin synthase-like has product MTSRACSVHEIRRERRAEGPAMVLAIGRANPLNCVSQEDYPDYYFRVTKSEHLTDLKDTFKKLCEITGMGKRFFYHTEKLLNVHPELLHHASPSIDVRLEIATTAAPELAASAAVKAIAEWGRPATDITHLVVSTNSAAHAPSVDFRLASLLGLRSSVCRTMLHLNGCSGGCAALRLAKDLAENNRGARVLVACVELTITSFRGPDKEDCFDTLISQGLFSDGAGAVIVGADTVRSVEHPLFEMVSVSQAVIPESEHLLNMRLGNSGICGNISTELPRLTGDNIERCLLDALEPLGIHVKWNDLFWVVHPGSRGVLDHIEVALQLEPKKLAASRTVMREHGNMLGATVIFVLDEQRRLMEKDAAGAHGWGVMVGFGPGFTAETTVLRATGGDQNKNY; this is encoded by the exons atgacaagcagagcatgcAGTGTCCACGAGATCCGGCGGGAGCGGCGTGCGGAGGGCCCGGCCATGGTGCTCGCCATCGGCAGGGCAAACCCGTTGAACTGTGTTTCCCAAGAAGACTACCCCGACTACTACTTCCGTGTCACCAAGAGCGAGCACCTCACCGACCTCAAAGACACCTTCAAAAAGCTGT GTGAAATAACAGGCATGGGAAAGCGGTTCTTCTACCACACGGAGAAACTGCTCAACGTCCACCCCGAACTTCTCCACCATGCATCCCCATCCATTGATGTGCGGCTTGAGATCGCCACCACGGCCGCTCCAGAGCTCGCGGCATCAGCAGCAGTGAAGGCCATCGCCGAGTGGGGTCGTCCGGCCACCGACATCACCCACCTCGTCGTCAGCACAAACTCAGCGGCCCATGCCCCGAGCGTCGACTTCCGCTTGGCTTCCCTCCTCGGCCTCCGCTCCAGTGTCTGCCGCACGATGCTCCACCTTAACGGCTGCTCCGGCGGCTGCGCCGCCTTGCGCCTAGCCAAGGACCTGGCCGAGAACAACCGCGGCGCGCGCGTTCTTGTTGCCTGCGTCGAGCTCACCATTACCTCCTTCCgtggccccgacaaagaggactgCTTCGACACCCTAATCAGCCAGGGACTGTTCAGTGATGGAGCAGGCGCCGTCATCGTCGGCGCCGACACCGTGCGCTCCGTCGAGCACCCGCTGTTTGAGATGGTGTCCGTGTCGCAGGCCGTGATACCGGAGAGCGAGCACTTGCTCAACATGCGGCTCGGGAACAGCGGCATTTGCGGCAACATTTCCACCGAGCTGCCACGCCTCACGGGGGACAACATTGAACGGTGTTTGCTGGATGCATTGGAGCCACTTGGTATCCACGTCAAATGGAATGACCTCTTCTGGGTAGTGCACCCCGGTAGCCGTGGTGTCTTGGACCACATCGAGGTAGCTCTCCAGTTGGAGCCCAAGAAGCTCGCGGCAAGCCGAACGGTTATGAGAGAGCACGGGAACATGCTGGGAGCGACGGTGATATTCGTGCTGGACGAGCAGCGACGGCTAATGGAGAAGGACGCAGCGGGGGCGCATGGGTGGGGGGTGATGGTGGGATTTGGTCCCGGTTTCACTGCCGAGACGACGGTGCTGCGCGCAACTGGTGGTGACCAAAATAAAAATTACTAG